A DNA window from Brassica napus cultivar Da-Ae chromosome C1, Da-Ae, whole genome shotgun sequence contains the following coding sequences:
- the LOC106371364 gene encoding CHD3-type chromatin-remodeling factor PICKLE-like — protein MTSLAGSRLRKRPDRRPLYTVDDSDDDDDFVQNKDQTTEVVEGTVGREAVTPLTEMEKILDCQMRPTTSNDPDSSDIAAPKQDVVKQYLVKWKGLSYLHCSWVAEEEFQKAYKFIRRLRSRVIKFHSTMESMSNSGDDFVAIHPEWTIVDRIIDCRGESEEKEYLVKFKELSYDECYWESESDISTFQNEIQRFKDINSGHRRDKYVDHERNHEDFKQFDHTPEFITGSLHPYQLEGINFLRFTWSNRTHVILADEMGLGKTIQSIAFLASLFEENLAPYLVVAPLSTLRNWEREFATWAPHMNVVMYGGTSQARTVVRDHEFYFPKGHNKMIGISGESRQDRIKFDVILTSYEMINVDTEVLKPIKWKCMIVDEGHRLKNKNSKLFNSLKQYTSEHRILLTGTPLQNNLDELFVLMHFLDAEKFGSLEEFQEQFKDIDQEEQISRLHKMLAPHLLRRVKKDVLKDMPSKKELILRVDLSSKQKIIYKAIMTRNYKILAKRGAKISNVLMELRKACLHPYMVEGVESQIKDANEALKELLESSGKLQLLDQMMVKLKEQGHRVLIYSQFQHMLDLLEDYCAYKKWFYERIDGKVNGAERQARIDRFNAKNSNRFCFLLSTRAGGVGINLATADTVFIYDSDWNPYADLQAMARAHRIGQTEKVMIYRLISRGTIEEKIVQICKRKMLLELLVVGKLKAPNLSQEELDDIIRFGSKELFAEENDEAGKFGKIHYDDAAIEKLLDRDHIDAEEDSVDDENENGFFKAFKVANFEFIDDNEAAASEEAQAIESKSSSENYWECLLKDKYEVQQAEEVNALGKRKRNCKQKLGEDELAYLEASSDNEEDEQTEAEDELAYLEVSSDDEEAEQNDGVASGQGNQIAYWPCSSRTPASSAYEEAKPMDGEAARQGNQMAKRPYHRTSDTLKPIPLIEGEGRFLKVLGFNELQRKKFLTTLERYGVGNYDWKEFVDPLKPRTYDEIRSYGLRFLKHIIEDKDVNSPTFSDGFPKEGLICKDVLARIASVMLVQKKVKHMEANPRNPVFSDRIIHRFPGLRLRKAKFANEECDRILLRAVSKNGVGKWRALVNDREFGIYELVRKELNIPPTSFINANGIVKDPHIIITDHMRRRFLILEEAIINEFAEDYYFGQKPSSLNRALQNGLLNQRIDLFSAKFRLLTERALHEFASKNISRNLSAIGTYVNVNMEDEQVTEVIMLDD, from the exons ATGACTAGCTTGGCTGGTAGTAGGCTACGTAAACGGCCAGACCGTAGACCATTGTACACCGTAGATGATTCCGATGACGACGATGACTTTGTTCAAAACAAGGATCAGACGACTGAAGTAGTTGAAGGAACTGTCGGAAGAGAAGCG GTTACTCCTCTTACCGAGATGGAAAAGATTTTGGACTGCCAAATGCGTCCTACGACATCTAACGATCCAGATTCATCAGATATTGCTGCACCAAAGCAAGATGTTGTGAAACAATATCTTGTGAAGTGGAAGGGGTTATCGTACCTACACTGCTCTTG GGTGGCCGAGGAAGAGTTCCAGAAGGCTTACAAGTTTATTCGTCGGTTAAGATCCAGGGTGATCAAATTTCATTCTACAATGGAGTCAATGAGTAACAGTGGAGATGATTTTGTAGCCATTCATCCAGAGTGGACTATTGTTGACCGGATTATAGATTGCCG GGGAGAAAGTGAGGAGAAGGAGTATCTGGTGAAGTTCAAAGAACTTTCTTATGATGAATGTTATTGGGAATCTGAATCAGACATCTCAACCTttcaaaacgaaatccaaagGTTCAAGGATATAAACTCTGGTCATCGCAGAGATAAATATGTTGACCATGAGAGAAATCATGAAGATTTCAAACAGTTCGATCATACTCCTGAGTTTATTACAG GCTCATTGCATCCGTACCAGCTTGAAGGGATTAACTTTTTGCGGTTTACATGGTCAAACCGAACTCATGTAATCCTCGCCGATGAGATGGGGCTAG GTAAAACAATTCAAAGCATTGCCTTTTTAGCTTCTCTTTTTGAGGAAAACTTGGCTCCATATTTGGTAGTTGCTCCCCTTTCCACTCTGAGAAACTGGGAGAGAGAATTCGCCACCTGGGCACCACATATGAATGTG GTTATGTACGGTGGTACTTCTCAAGCTCGTACTGTTGTTAGAGATCATGAGTTTTACTTTCCAAAAGGTCataacaagatgattggaatCAGTGGAGAAAGTAGGCAGGACAGGATTAAGTTTGATGTCATCCTCACGTCTTATGAGATGATCAACGTAGACACAGAAGTCCTAAAACCAATCAAGTGGAAGTGCATG ATTGTTGATGAAGGCCATCGgttgaaaaacaaaaactcaaagTTGTTCAATTCGCTGAAGCAGTATACGAGTGAGCATCGCATTCTTCTGACAGGAACACCACTTCAG AACAACTTGGATGAGCTTTTCGTGCTCATGCATTTTCTTGATGCGGAGAAG TTTGGAAGTTTGGAGGAGTTTCAGGAGCAGTTCAAAGACATAGATCAAGAGGAGCAGATATCAAGGCTCCACAAAATGCTGGCTCCCCATCTGCTCAGAA GGGTAAAGAAAGACGTGCTGAAGGACATGCCCTCTAAGAAGGAACTCATCTTGCGGGTTGATCTGAGCAGCAAGcagaaaataatttacaaagCTATTATGACCCGGAACTATAAAATATTAGCAAAAAGAGGTGCTAAG ATATCGAATGTGCTCATGGAATTGCGGAAAGCTTGCTTACATCCCTACATGGTGGAAGGTGTTGAGTCCCAGATTAAAGATGCAAACGAAGCTTTGAA agaGCTCCTGGAATCCTCTGGAAAATTGCAACTTCTAGACCAAATGATGGTCAAGCTTAAAGAGCAAGGACACAGAGTTCTGATTTACTCACAATTTCAGCACATGTTGGACCTACTTGAAGACTACTGTGCTTACAAG AAGTGGTTCTATGAAAGGATTGATGGAAAGGTTAATGGAGCTGAGAGGCAAGCACGGATTGATCGCTTTAATGCCAAAAATTCGAACCGGTTCTGTTTTCTGCTTTCTACAAGAGCTGGCGGTGTAGGGATAAACCTTGCAACTGCTGATACTGTCTTCATTTATGACAG TGATTGGAACCCTTATGCGGATCTTCAGGCTATGGCTAGAGCTCATCGAATTGGCCAGACTGAGAAG GTAATGATTTACAGGCTCATAAGCCGGGGTACTATTGAAGAAAAAATTGTGCAAATCTGTAAAAGAAAAATGCTTCTAGAGCTTCTTGTTGTGGGGAAATTAAAAGCACCAAACCTTAGCCAG GAAGAGTTAGATGACATCATCAGGTTTGGTTCCAAGGAGCTTTTTGCTGAAGAGAATGATGAGGCAGGAAAGTTTGGAAAAATTCATTATGATGATGCTGCTATCGAAAA GTTGCTAGACCGTGATCATATAGATGCTGAGGAGGACTCAGTggatgatgaaaatgaaaatgggTTTTTTAAAGCTTTCAAG GTAGCAAATTTTGAGTTCATAGATGATAATGAGGCTGCTGCCTCAGAGGAGGCACAGGCTATAGAAAGCAAGTCTTCATCAGAAAATTATTGGGAATGTTTGTTAAAAGACAAATATGAAGTGCAGCAAGCTGAGGAGGTCAATGCTCTTGGAAAGAGGAAGAGAAACTGTAAGCAG AAGCTTGGTGAAGATGAGCTTGCTTACCTAGAAGCGAGCTCTGataatgaagaagatgaacaaaCTGAAGCTGAAGATGAGCTTGCTTATCTAGAAGTGAGCtctgatgatgaagaagctgaaCAAAATGATGGTGTAGCATCTGGACAGGGAAACCAGATAGCTTATTGGCCTTGCAGTAGTAGGACTCCTG CGAGCTCTGCTTATGAAGAAGCCAAACCAATGGATGGTGAAGCAGCTAGACAAGGAAACCAAATGGCTAAAAGGCCTTACCATAGGACTAGCG ATACTTTGAAACCAATACCTTTGATAGAAGGAGAAGGGAGATTTCTCAAGGTGTTAGGTTTTAACGAGCTGCAAAGGAAGAAGTTTTTAACGACTTTGGagag GTACGGAGTTGGCAACTATGACTGGAAGGAGTTTGTTGATCCTTTAAAGCCGAGGACCTATGATGAAATAAGAAG TTATGGATTACGTTTCTTGAAGCACATCATCGAAGACAAAGATGTTAATTCTCCAACCTTTTCAG ATGGATTCCCCAAAGAAGGACTGATATGTAAGGATGTACTCGCCAGAATTGCTTCTGTGATGTTAGTACAAAAGAAG GTGAAACATATGGAAGCCAATCCAAGAAACCCTGTTTTCTCTGACCGCATTATCCATAGGTTCCCTGGACTAAGATTAAGAAAAGCAAAATTTGCGAACGAGGAATGTGACAGGATCCTGTTGCGTGCTGTTTCTAA GAACGGGGTTGGAAAATGGAGAGCCCTTGTTAATGACAGAGAGTTTGGGATCTACGAGCTCGTCCGAAAAGAATTGAACATCCCTCCCACAAGTTTTATTAATGCTAATGGAATCGTAAAAGATCCGCATATAATAATTACTGATCATATGAGAAGACGGTTTCTGATTCTGGAGGAGGCGATAATAAATGAGTTTGCTGAAGACTACTACTTT GGACAAAAGCCTTCATCTCTGAACCGTGCTCTACAAAATGGTCTACTGAATCAGCGCATCGATTTGTTTTCTGCTAAGTTTCGGCTATTAACCGAACGTGCCTTACATGAGTTTGCCAGCAAGAACATAAGCAGGAACCTAAGTGCCATTGGAACATATGTTAATGTGAATATGGAAGACGAACAAGTAACTGAAGTCATTATGCTGGACGACTGA
- the LOC106420511 gene encoding two-component response regulator ARR10-like isoform X1: MTVEQGIEAVDQFPVGMRVLAVDDDHTCLRILETLLHRCQYHVTTTDKAQTALELSRENKNKFDLVISDVDMPDMDGFKLLELVGLEMDLPVIKLSSHSDPKYVMKGVKHGACDYLLKPVRIEELKNIWQHVVRKSKFKKMKSVVTNGESEGNSDQNGVRANRKRKDPLEEEDEEEEEQQERGNEKKPRVIWTREMHNKFLAAVDHVGIKNAVPKKILELMDVDNLTRDNVASHLQKFRLALKKITNEAKQQVNMAAANSHFMQMSSLKGLGGFHHHSPIPLGSSQFHGGAATTRHYPSNRTFAGMFPHVSSSLPRNLHNDGGYMLQGTPFPPLENLHINSNNKAFPSFASQQSSLLVAPSLVLEGHQQSSSPSYSPHLEINKRLEDWSNNIPQSNVHSEPDALGWNMFGNSTNQTYFCRDTDFGSSSAAHADSLQMKQQHENIFSPMTVAQLLRSSSANEGLFMGQQKLEDGFMASDAGSLDDIVNSMMTQQEQSSRVLGRRLGLGGIITHSKHAYDMRICVFFFLLVSMRVFLFRHKSLVLSIFWLSSSFVREP, translated from the exons ATGACAGTGGAACAAGGTATTGAAGCTGTGGACCAGTTTCCAGTAGGGATGAGAGTTCTTGCCGTTGACGATGACCACACTTGTCTCCGTATTCTCGAGACTCTGCTTCACCGCTGCCAATACCACG TTACAACAACGGATAAGGCACAGACCGCATTGGAGTTGTCGAGGGAGAACAAGAACAAGTTTGATCTCGTGATCAGCGATGTTGACATGCCAGACATGGATGGTTTCAAGCTGCTTGAGCTTGTTGGTCTTGAAATGGACTTACCTGTCATAA AGTTATCTTCGCATAGCGATCCAAAGTATGTGATGAAAGGAGTGAAGCACGGTGCATGCGACTACCTCCTTAAACCGGTTCGAATCGAGGAGCTCAAGAACATATGGCAACACGTGGTGAGGAAAAGCAAGttcaagaagatgaagagcGTTGTGACTAATGGTGAATCTGAGGGAAACTCTGATCAGAACGGCGTGAGAGCAAACAGAAAACGTAAAGATCCGCTTGaagaggaagacgaagaagaagaagaacaacaagaaaGAGGGAATGAAAAGAAGCCTCGTGTTATTTGGACGCGAGAGATGCACAACAAGTTCCTAGCAGCTGTTGATCATGTGGGCATTAAGA ACGCTGTACCAAAGAAGATTCTTGAGCTGATGGATGTTGACAACCTCACAAGAGATAATGTAGCAAGCCACCTTCAG AAATTTCGGTTAGCCTTGAAGAAAATAACAAATGAAGCTAAACAACAAGTTAACATGGCAGCCGCCAACTCACATTTCATGCAAATGAGTTCTCTCAAAGGACTTGGCGGCTTCCACCACCACAGTCCAATACCTCTTGGATCAAGTCAGTTCCATGGTGGCGCGGCAACCACGAGGCATTACCCTTCAAATAGGACCTTTGCAGGAATGTTCCCACATGTCTCATCATCGCTTCCTCGTAACCTCCACAATGATGGAGGCTACATGCTTCAGGGAACGCCATTTCCTCCACTAGAGAATCTTCATATCAACAGCAACAACAAGGCTTTTCCGAGTTTTGCTTCACAACAAAGCTCTCTACTGGTGGCTCCAAGTTTGGTTCTTGAGGGTCACCAGCAGTCATCATCTCCATCCTATTCTCCTCATTTGGAGATCAACAAGCGTCTTGAAGACTGGTCAAACAACATTCCACAGAGTAATGTTCACTCAGAACCAGACGCCTTGGGATGGAACATGTTCGGCAACTCAACAAATCAGACATATTTCTGTAGAGACACGGATTTTGGATCCTCGAGTGCTGCACATGCAGACTCTTTACAGATGAAGCAGCAGCATGAAAACATCTTTAGTCCGATGACAGTTGCTCAACTGTTGAGAAGTAGCAGTGCAAATGAAGGTTTATTCATGGGACAACAGAAGCTAGAGGACGGCTTCATGGCTTCAGATGCTGGCTCCTTGGATGATATAGTCAACTCCATGATGACTCAG CAGGAACAGTCAAGCCGAGTTCTCGGAAGGAGATTGGGTTTGGGTGGCATAATAACTCACTCAAAACATGCATATGATATGAgaatctgtgtttttttttttctccttgtCAGCATGAGAGTGTTTTTATTCAGACACAAGTCTTTGGTTCTGTCTATTTTTTGGCTCTCTTCTTCCTTTGTAAGGGAACCATAA
- the LOC106420511 gene encoding two-component response regulator ARR10-like isoform X2, translated as MTVEQGIEAVDQFPVGMRVLAVDDDHTCLRILETLLHRCQYHVTTTDKAQTALELSRENKNKFDLVISDVDMPDMDGFKLLELVGLEMDLPVIKLSSHSDPKYVMKGVKHGACDYLLKPVRIEELKNIWQHVVRKSKFKKMKSVVTNGESEGNSDQNGVRANRKRKDPLEEEDEEEEEQQERGNEKKPRVIWTREMHNKFLAAVDHVGIKNAVPKKILELMDVDNLTRDNVASHLQKFRLALKKITNEAKQQVNMAAANSHFMQMSSLKGLGGFHHHSPIPLGSSQFHGGAATTRHYPSNRTFAGMFPHVSSSLPRNLHNDGGYMLQGTPFPPLENLHINSNNKAFPSFASQQSSLLVAPSLVLEGHQQSSSPSYSPHLEINKRLEDWSNNIPQSNVHSEPDALGWNMFGNSTNQTYFCRDTDFGSSSAAHADSLQMKQQHENIFSPMTVAQLLRSSSANEGLFMGQQKLEDGFMASDAGSLDDIVNSMMTQEQSSRVLGRRLGLGGIITHSKHAYDMRICVFFFLLVSMRVFLFRHKSLVLSIFWLSSSFVREP; from the exons ATGACAGTGGAACAAGGTATTGAAGCTGTGGACCAGTTTCCAGTAGGGATGAGAGTTCTTGCCGTTGACGATGACCACACTTGTCTCCGTATTCTCGAGACTCTGCTTCACCGCTGCCAATACCACG TTACAACAACGGATAAGGCACAGACCGCATTGGAGTTGTCGAGGGAGAACAAGAACAAGTTTGATCTCGTGATCAGCGATGTTGACATGCCAGACATGGATGGTTTCAAGCTGCTTGAGCTTGTTGGTCTTGAAATGGACTTACCTGTCATAA AGTTATCTTCGCATAGCGATCCAAAGTATGTGATGAAAGGAGTGAAGCACGGTGCATGCGACTACCTCCTTAAACCGGTTCGAATCGAGGAGCTCAAGAACATATGGCAACACGTGGTGAGGAAAAGCAAGttcaagaagatgaagagcGTTGTGACTAATGGTGAATCTGAGGGAAACTCTGATCAGAACGGCGTGAGAGCAAACAGAAAACGTAAAGATCCGCTTGaagaggaagacgaagaagaagaagaacaacaagaaaGAGGGAATGAAAAGAAGCCTCGTGTTATTTGGACGCGAGAGATGCACAACAAGTTCCTAGCAGCTGTTGATCATGTGGGCATTAAGA ACGCTGTACCAAAGAAGATTCTTGAGCTGATGGATGTTGACAACCTCACAAGAGATAATGTAGCAAGCCACCTTCAG AAATTTCGGTTAGCCTTGAAGAAAATAACAAATGAAGCTAAACAACAAGTTAACATGGCAGCCGCCAACTCACATTTCATGCAAATGAGTTCTCTCAAAGGACTTGGCGGCTTCCACCACCACAGTCCAATACCTCTTGGATCAAGTCAGTTCCATGGTGGCGCGGCAACCACGAGGCATTACCCTTCAAATAGGACCTTTGCAGGAATGTTCCCACATGTCTCATCATCGCTTCCTCGTAACCTCCACAATGATGGAGGCTACATGCTTCAGGGAACGCCATTTCCTCCACTAGAGAATCTTCATATCAACAGCAACAACAAGGCTTTTCCGAGTTTTGCTTCACAACAAAGCTCTCTACTGGTGGCTCCAAGTTTGGTTCTTGAGGGTCACCAGCAGTCATCATCTCCATCCTATTCTCCTCATTTGGAGATCAACAAGCGTCTTGAAGACTGGTCAAACAACATTCCACAGAGTAATGTTCACTCAGAACCAGACGCCTTGGGATGGAACATGTTCGGCAACTCAACAAATCAGACATATTTCTGTAGAGACACGGATTTTGGATCCTCGAGTGCTGCACATGCAGACTCTTTACAGATGAAGCAGCAGCATGAAAACATCTTTAGTCCGATGACAGTTGCTCAACTGTTGAGAAGTAGCAGTGCAAATGAAGGTTTATTCATGGGACAACAGAAGCTAGAGGACGGCTTCATGGCTTCAGATGCTGGCTCCTTGGATGATATAGTCAACTCCATGATGACTCAG GAACAGTCAAGCCGAGTTCTCGGAAGGAGATTGGGTTTGGGTGGCATAATAACTCACTCAAAACATGCATATGATATGAgaatctgtgtttttttttttctccttgtCAGCATGAGAGTGTTTTTATTCAGACACAAGTCTTTGGTTCTGTCTATTTTTTGGCTCTCTTCTTCCTTTGTAAGGGAACCATAA